From Butyricimonas paravirosa, one genomic window encodes:
- a CDS encoding DUF6268 family outer membrane beta-barrel protein — translation MKSILCYLFFFIPLAYQQTHAQVYFKTEYISSTSYKDEENKLSGAKGDLKVIQGGFRVPLSVKMNENNSPTAWVIGCSASHASMSNKKLPVTLCPSDMLNLQIGLTHTRPLNAKWSMLATVGAGLYMDSDNLSKARWDNILGQGAIVFIRHLRPNLDLGVGAALNNTFGYPMLFPAFYFNWRLEGRYEVNVALIDAVRVSVGMKFNNHLKLSLVAEMDGMMALSERNGKKMYFTQQYVVVGLRPEFTLGKSLSIPLTLGITPARSAFYSKRSLKEYFSDDDESDPHFRLGFYCSLGIAWKF, via the coding sequence ATGAAATCTATCCTATGCTATCTATTCTTTTTTATCCCGCTCGCCTATCAGCAAACACACGCTCAAGTCTACTTTAAAACGGAGTACATCAGTTCTACCTCATATAAAGATGAAGAGAATAAACTTTCGGGAGCCAAGGGAGATTTAAAAGTAATACAAGGTGGATTCCGAGTTCCGCTTTCAGTTAAAATGAACGAGAATAACAGCCCCACGGCCTGGGTAATCGGATGTAGCGCATCACACGCAAGCATGAGTAACAAGAAACTTCCCGTAACCCTATGTCCCTCGGATATGTTAAACCTTCAAATCGGGTTAACACACACGAGACCGCTAAATGCTAAATGGTCCATGCTGGCAACCGTTGGGGCCGGCCTTTACATGGATAGCGATAATCTATCCAAGGCAAGATGGGATAATATACTGGGACAAGGTGCCATCGTGTTCATCCGCCATTTACGCCCGAACCTAGACCTTGGTGTGGGAGCCGCCCTGAATAACACGTTTGGTTATCCTATGCTCTTCCCCGCATTCTATTTCAACTGGCGATTAGAAGGACGTTACGAGGTAAATGTTGCCTTAATTGATGCCGTGCGGGTTTCCGTGGGCATGAAATTTAACAACCACCTGAAATTAAGTCTTGTTGCCGAAATGGACGGGATGATGGCTCTTTCCGAGAGAAACGGGAAAAAGATGTATTTCACCCAGCAATACGTGGTTGTCGGGTTACGTCCGGAATTCACACTCGGCAAATCGTTATCCATCCCGCTCACCTTGGGCATTACTCCGGCTCGGAGTGCTTTTTACTCGAAAAGAAGTTTAAAGGAATACTTCTCCGATGACGACGAGAGCGATCCGCATTTCAGATTGGGATTCTATTGCTCTCTCGGTATAGCATGGAAATTCTAA
- a CDS encoding sensor histidine kinase, which produces MHPKFRIFRHLLILLLLGIIVMRGLFENSEFSPGWNAITLINITLIFLFWGIICLNTYILIPRLLFKGKYWTYAICLLSCTLFLLFMMFLVIFISKFYFPVFHEAIKPNCNLFLFFFINFLGIFFYISAFSMTIFLQRWIMHSRQLQELEKSKVQNELDRLKDQVQPDFLSRMLNTANVLTKKDAGKASSLLLRLSRLLRYQLYDSMREKVLLSADISFIRDYMNLEKILNDRFDFSITMDKDIDHVLVPPLLFIPVVEHALGYIRSHDTGKFPDIYILFKMKNNNLYFACIYPPGLSKEPANGLYNLHRRLQLLYGESFLLETKQGDKNNITSLQICL; this is translated from the coding sequence ATGCATCCAAAATTTCGGATTTTCAGGCACTTGTTGATTCTCCTGCTGCTTGGAATTATCGTCATGAGGGGACTCTTCGAGAACTCCGAGTTTTCCCCGGGATGGAATGCCATCACGTTGATTAACATCACCCTCATATTCCTGTTCTGGGGGATAATATGCTTGAACACGTATATATTAATACCTCGTCTTCTTTTTAAAGGTAAGTATTGGACATACGCGATTTGCCTGCTTTCGTGTACCCTATTTCTCCTATTCATGATGTTTCTGGTTATTTTCATCTCGAAATTTTATTTCCCGGTATTTCACGAGGCAATTAAACCGAATTGTAATCTTTTTCTGTTCTTTTTCATTAACTTCCTAGGCATCTTTTTTTATATCTCGGCATTTTCCATGACCATATTCCTGCAACGCTGGATCATGCACAGCCGACAATTGCAGGAATTGGAAAAAAGCAAGGTACAGAATGAACTCGACCGTCTGAAAGATCAGGTTCAACCGGACTTCTTGTCACGTATGTTAAACACGGCCAACGTGCTGACCAAAAAGGATGCGGGCAAAGCTTCTTCTCTCTTACTCCGTTTAAGTCGCCTGCTGCGCTATCAACTCTATGATAGTATGCGGGAAAAGGTGCTGTTAAGTGCGGATATTTCGTTTATTCGGGATTACATGAACTTAGAGAAAATACTCAACGATCGTTTTGACTTCAGTATCACGATGGATAAGGACATTGATCATGTTCTGGTTCCTCCCTTGCTTTTTATTCCTGTTGTTGAACATGCCCTCGGGTATATCCGATCCCATGACACGGGTAAATTCCCCGATATATACATCCTGTTCAAAATGAAGAACAACAACCTGTACTTCGCCTGTATCTATCCTCCCGGCCTTTCGAAAGAGCCAGCCAACGGGTTATATAACCTGCATCGAAGACTCCAGTTATTGTACGGGGAGAGCTTTCTACTTGAAACAAAACAAGGAGACAAAAATAACATTACCAGTTTACAAATATGTTTATAA